One genomic segment of Impatiens glandulifera chromosome 6, dImpGla2.1, whole genome shotgun sequence includes these proteins:
- the LOC124942218 gene encoding E3 ubiquitin ligase BIG BROTHER-related-like — translation MPEVSYLHLHDEDDNEDDTPENIANLHSTPLWSSWNEDLDLYSTDPEFTTIDFSVSSHLQSVRGQSSGFIQFLDEYPDTSPNINNDLFDRENQVNFVMDLFHQRVEQSTIVGTNLLPMGPNLDTILYEFDRNDEMGLSNLDLDLDLGLELMLFADRNENQNCPVMAADTECSGSGISGLRVVGIESDSEQEEEGDNEVVGDDRNAEDYYGLDGEGDDIRNLLLRWTSFQFEEDFDWAEVDDRSREVLSLFLDPDLDEDLDAVPRHQNMSIGAVRNSQWEVLSNIQNFESNMNPEHYNEYTADEYELLFGQFAENENTVMGKPPASRTVIENLPSVILTQLDLCAVCKDEINIDGEAKQLPCNHHYHSDCIIPWLGIRNTCPVCRHELPTDDLDYEMRKTRRIGNAH, via the coding sequence ATGCCGGAGGTTTCGTATCTTCATCTTCACGATGAAGATGACAACGAAGACGATACACCCGAAAACATAGCTAATCTTCATTCTACTCCATTATGGTCTTCTTGGAATGAAGATTTAGACCTATATTCAACAGATCCAGAATTCACAACCATCGATTTCTCCGTCTCATCCCATCTTCAGTCCGTTCGTGGGCAAAGTTCCGGCTTTATTCAATTTCTTGACGAATACCCAGATACGTCTCCTAATATCAACAATGATCTGTTCGATCGCGAAAACCAGGTAAATTTCGTCATGGACTTGTTTCATCAACGTGTTGAGCAATCGACGATCGTTGGCACAAATTTACTGCCGATGGGTCCGAACCTAGACACCATTTTGTACGAATTTGATCGAAATGACGAGATGGGTTTGTCTAATCTGGACCTGGATTTGGACCTAGGGCTAGAGTTAATGTTATTTGCTGATAGAAACGAAAATCAAAATTGTCCTGTTATGGCTGCCGATACTGAATGCAGCGGTAGTGGAATTTCTGGTTTGAGGGTTGTTGGAATTGAGTCTGATTCTGAACAGGAAGAAGAAGGGGATAATGAGGTTGTGGGTGATGACAGAAATGCAGAAGACTATTATGGATTAGATGGTGAAGGTGATGATATTAGGAATCTTCTACTTCGTTGGACTTCTTTTcaatttgaagaagattttgatTGGGCAGAAGTGGATGATAGATCGAGAGAAGTATTGAGTTTGTTTCTTGATCCTGATTTGGATGAGGACTTGGATGCAGTTCCACGCCATCAAAACATGAGTATTGGTGCAGTAAGAAATTCACAATGGGAAGTTCTGTCAAATATTCAGAATTTCGAATCTAATATGAATCCTGAACATTATAACGAGTATACAGCTGACGAGTATGAATTGTTATTTGGTCAATTTGCTGAAAATGAAAATACAGTGATGGGAAAGCCACCAGCTTCAAGAACTGTAATTGAGAATCTCCCATCTGTGATCTTGACTCAGCTCGATCTTTGTGCTGTGTGTAAGGATGAGATTAACATCGATGGAGAAGCAAAGCAGTTGCCTTGTAATCATCACTACCATAGTGATTGTATAATTCCGTGGCTAGGAATCCGAAATACTTGCCCTGTTTGTAGACATGAATTGCCTACAGATGATCTTGATTATGAAATGAGAAAGACCCGAAGAATTGGTAATGCTCATTGA